In a genomic window of Arthrobacter woluwensis:
- a CDS encoding A/G-specific adenine glycosylase — protein MTTYPSDSLKRKTAQLIEDWFLAAGRDLPWRTALPHSRGCSPWGIMVSEFMLQQTPVVRVLPVWEAWMKRWPTPADLAAEPVSEAVRAWGRLGYPRRAQRLHAAAVAIVEKHDGAVPDTREALQALPGVGTYTSAAIAAFAFGRRESVVDTNIRRVHARLFTGSALPAPAFTAAEARLAEQLLPEDRAESVTWNAAVMELGALVCTARAPKCEECPVAAECAWLAAGRPEPEYTPKGQSWHGTDRQVRGAMMAVLREAGAPVPRELFLARPEGWDGDAASVDLAWGGPDGVFRKLDALHRLQAPADQLERCLAGLLKDRLATESDAGVTL, from the coding sequence ATGACGACGTACCCCAGCGACAGCCTCAAGCGGAAGACCGCCCAGCTCATCGAGGACTGGTTCCTGGCGGCCGGCCGCGACCTCCCGTGGCGGACCGCCCTCCCTCACTCCCGGGGATGCAGCCCGTGGGGCATCATGGTCAGCGAGTTCATGCTCCAGCAGACCCCCGTGGTGCGCGTGCTCCCCGTCTGGGAGGCGTGGATGAAACGCTGGCCGACGCCTGCGGATCTGGCGGCCGAACCCGTCTCCGAAGCCGTCCGCGCCTGGGGCCGCCTCGGATACCCCCGCCGTGCGCAGCGGCTGCATGCGGCCGCCGTCGCGATCGTCGAGAAGCACGACGGCGCCGTGCCGGACACGCGCGAAGCCCTCCAGGCGCTCCCCGGCGTCGGCACGTACACCTCCGCGGCCATCGCCGCGTTCGCGTTCGGCCGGCGGGAGAGCGTCGTCGACACCAACATCCGCAGGGTCCACGCCCGCCTCTTCACCGGGTCCGCCCTGCCGGCCCCGGCGTTCACGGCGGCGGAAGCCCGGCTGGCGGAGCAGCTCCTGCCCGAAGACCGGGCCGAGTCGGTGACGTGGAACGCCGCCGTCATGGAGCTGGGCGCCCTGGTCTGCACCGCGAGGGCCCCTAAGTGCGAGGAGTGCCCCGTCGCCGCGGAATGCGCGTGGCTCGCGGCCGGCCGCCCCGAGCCCGAATACACCCCGAAAGGCCAGTCCTGGCACGGCACCGACCGGCAGGTCCGCGGCGCGATGATGGCCGTCCTGCGGGAAGCCGGGGCACCGGTGCCCCGTGAGCTCTTCCTGGCGCGACCGGAAGGCTGGGACGGGGATGCGGCGTCGGTCGACCTCGCATGGGGAGGCCCGGACGGCGTCTTCCGTAAGCTCGACGCCCTGCACCGTCTCCAGGCTCCGGCGGATCAGCTGGAGCGCTGCCTGGCGGGCCTGCTCAAGGACCGTCTGGCCACCGAAAGCGACGCGGGCGTCACCCTTTAG